A genomic window from Photobacterium gaetbulicola Gung47 includes:
- a CDS encoding putative hydroxypyruvate isomerase (COG3622) produces the protein MPKLAANLSMLFTELDFMERFKAASEAGFRGVEYLFPYDFPAADIAAQLEAHGLQQVLFNLPAGNWAAGERGIACHPERVGEFRQGVTKAIEYAQVLGCRQVNCLVGIKPDHVSDDEAYRVLVDNLRFANGLLEAAGIAFVVEAINTRDIPGFFVSNTRMALGLLEDVGSDNIRYQYDIYHMQIMEGDIARTLETHLAQIGHVQLADNPGRHEPGTGELNYPFLLAHLDNIGYSGWVGCEYVPANGTQAGLGWLKAFNLV, from the coding sequence ATGCCAAAACTAGCAGCAAACCTCTCAATGCTATTTACCGAACTCGACTTTATGGAGCGCTTCAAGGCGGCTTCAGAGGCCGGATTCCGTGGCGTGGAATACTTGTTCCCGTACGACTTTCCGGCGGCCGATATTGCCGCCCAGCTAGAAGCCCACGGCCTGCAGCAGGTGCTATTCAATTTACCCGCCGGCAACTGGGCCGCCGGGGAGCGGGGCATTGCCTGTCATCCTGAGCGGGTTGGGGAGTTTCGTCAGGGGGTGACTAAAGCAATCGAGTACGCTCAGGTATTGGGCTGCCGCCAGGTCAACTGTCTGGTCGGGATCAAACCAGACCATGTTTCCGATGACGAGGCCTACCGGGTACTGGTCGACAACTTGCGCTTTGCCAACGGGTTGTTGGAGGCGGCTGGCATCGCTTTTGTCGTCGAGGCAATTAATACCCGCGATATCCCCGGTTTCTTTGTCTCCAACACCCGTATGGCGCTCGGGCTGCTGGAAGATGTTGGCTCTGACAACATCCGTTACCAGTATGACATTTACCACATGCAGATTATGGAAGGCGATATTGCGCGGACACTGGAAACTCACCTGGCGCAGATTGGCCATGTCCAGTTAGCTGATAATCCGGGGCGCCATGAGCCGGGTACCGGTGAGCTTAACTACCCATTTTTACTGGCTCACCTAGACAATATTGGTTACAGCGG